In Mangrovivirga cuniculi, the following proteins share a genomic window:
- a CDS encoding DUF6624 domain-containing protein — MKNLLTLIILSFIANPVFSQSFDELISQAGEKYDNEEYVQSANLYEKALSKKSGTASQNYNAACSFALAGNEERAFYYLEKSTDAGYKAIDWMKRDKDLTSLHDNENWEKIVDKVLANKAEYEKDFDKELQAQLERIYVEDQTLRHLLGPAEEKFGRGSENMAYIWGLMSKEDDRLLKEVVSIIEKHGWVGRSEVGGKANAALWLVIQHAPLEVQEKYIPLLEESVKKGESSGSHLALLVDRIEMRNGRPQIYGSQITSDSETGESRVYDLVDPQNVNSRRAEVGLGPLEEYARRFGVEWSPSKTTSSFD, encoded by the coding sequence ATGAAAAATCTTCTAACTCTGATTATTTTATCATTCATTGCCAATCCCGTCTTTTCTCAATCTTTTGATGAATTAATTTCTCAAGCCGGTGAAAAATACGATAATGAAGAGTATGTGCAATCGGCCAATTTATATGAAAAAGCTCTAAGTAAAAAGTCAGGAACAGCAAGTCAAAATTACAATGCTGCCTGTAGCTTTGCTTTAGCAGGTAATGAAGAAAGAGCTTTTTATTACCTTGAAAAGTCTACTGATGCTGGATATAAAGCAATAGACTGGATGAAAAGGGATAAGGATTTAACATCTTTGCACGATAATGAGAATTGGGAAAAGATCGTAGATAAAGTACTTGCGAATAAGGCGGAATATGAAAAAGATTTTGATAAGGAATTACAGGCACAACTTGAACGAATTTATGTTGAAGATCAAACTTTAAGACATCTTTTAGGTCCTGCGGAGGAGAAATTTGGTCGAGGCTCAGAAAATATGGCTTATATATGGGGATTGATGAGTAAAGAGGACGATAGACTCTTAAAGGAAGTCGTTTCTATTATCGAAAAGCATGGCTGGGTCGGTCGAAGTGAAGTAGGAGGTAAGGCTAATGCAGCACTATGGTTAGTTATTCAACATGCTCCGTTAGAAGTTCAGGAGAAATATATTCCTTTGCTTGAGGAGTCTGTAAAAAAAGGAGAGTCTTCGGGTAGTCACCTGGCCTTATTAGTCGATCGCATTGAGATGCGAAATGGTCGCCCACAAATATATGGTTCACAAATAACCTCAGATTCTGAAACCGGGGAAAGCAGGGTTTACGATTTAGTTGACCCTCAAAATGTAAATTCAAGAAGAGCAGAGGTAGGATTAGGTCCCTTAGAGGAATATGCAAGGCGTTTTGGTGTTGAATGGAGCCCTTCAAAAACAACTAGTTCGTTTGATTAA
- a CDS encoding glycosyltransferase family 4 protein produces the protein MSKKVGVVVDNDFDHDIRVTKEVNILKEAGYDVHVLCFGFEGSDYDSHEGLTVDRINISRKRKNRLYFFNVRFPFYRILWKKNIKEFIVRHDLDIIHVHDLYLSKPAKKAITNCGKRVPLILDLHENYPFAILSYNWTKGWLRNFLANPKKWKAWEFDYLIAADKIIVLAEHFKEQLIDEYPKLNAKEFIVYPNVIDIKKFDQYPVDHSKSRPFKGLTLLYFGIIAERRGVFDTVKALEKVNSKGHDVNLLIIGPVDKADQDLFQEILNTSSSKKSIKYIPWIELSELTTYLNLIDVCISPIHKNPQHESGVANKVFQYMYGRKPLIVSDSRPQMELVKKHNCGLSFSNIDELVESIEYLLKNPVTREELGDNAYHALIHHYATESQNRKLLNLYDSLS, from the coding sequence ATGAGTAAAAAAGTTGGTGTTGTAGTTGATAACGATTTTGATCATGATATCAGGGTTACAAAAGAAGTGAATATTTTAAAAGAAGCTGGATATGATGTTCATGTTCTTTGTTTCGGTTTTGAAGGTTCCGACTATGATTCACATGAAGGATTGACCGTTGACCGGATAAACATTTCCAGGAAAAGGAAAAACCGGCTTTACTTTTTTAACGTGAGATTTCCTTTTTACAGAATTTTATGGAAAAAAAATATAAAAGAATTCATTGTACGACATGATCTGGATATTATTCACGTTCATGATCTGTATCTTTCAAAGCCTGCAAAAAAAGCAATAACCAATTGTGGTAAACGAGTACCTTTAATTCTTGATCTCCATGAAAATTATCCTTTTGCAATTTTATCATATAATTGGACTAAAGGATGGCTCAGAAACTTTTTGGCAAATCCGAAGAAATGGAAAGCGTGGGAATTCGATTATTTAATTGCAGCTGACAAAATTATTGTTCTTGCCGAACATTTTAAAGAACAATTGATCGATGAGTATCCGAAGTTGAATGCAAAAGAATTTATAGTATATCCAAATGTTATTGATATAAAGAAATTTGATCAATACCCGGTTGACCATTCAAAGAGCAGACCCTTTAAAGGTTTGACTTTACTATATTTTGGAATAATAGCTGAAAGAAGAGGAGTATTTGATACTGTTAAGGCTTTAGAAAAAGTCAACTCAAAGGGTCATGATGTAAACCTATTGATTATAGGTCCGGTGGATAAAGCAGACCAGGATTTGTTTCAAGAGATTTTGAATACTTCCAGTTCAAAGAAGTCTATAAAATATATTCCGTGGATCGAATTATCTGAATTAACTACTTATTTAAACCTTATTGATGTTTGTATCTCACCTATTCATAAAAATCCACAACATGAATCCGGTGTTGCAAATAAGGTGTTTCAATACATGTATGGAAGAAAACCCCTTATAGTATCAGATAGCAGACCACAAATGGAATTGGTAAAAAAACATAATTGTGGGTTGTCTTTCTCTAATATAGATGAGTTAGTTGAATCAATTGAATATCTTTTAAAGAACCCAGTTACAAGAGAAGAATTGGGTGATAATGCATACCATGCACTAATCCACCATTACGCTACTGAATCTCAAAATAGAAAATTGTTGAATTTATATGATAGTCTATCCTGA
- a CDS encoding VOC family protein translates to MSPSPMPPSLISWFEIPVDDLERAKKFYDTIFDINIDIQDFGEFKMGIFPFDQVGGALVKNEYYKTGKQGPMIYLNANPDLKTVQERIEGAGGTIMIHKRQISPEHGYMAVFSDTEGNRLALHSDK, encoded by the coding sequence ATGTCACCATCACCAATGCCACCATCGTTAATCAGCTGGTTTGAAATTCCTGTAGATGATCTGGAAAGAGCCAAAAAGTTTTATGATACAATTTTTGACATCAATATTGATATTCAGGATTTCGGAGAGTTTAAAATGGGCATTTTCCCTTTTGATCAGGTAGGAGGAGCCCTTGTAAAAAATGAATATTATAAAACCGGTAAGCAAGGCCCAATGATTTATTTAAATGCCAATCCTGATCTTAAAACTGTTCAGGAAAGGATTGAAGGAGCCGGGGGCACAATTATGATCCATAAAAGACAAATTTCTCCTGAACATGGATATATGGCAGTTTTTTCTGATACAGAAGGAAATAGATTGGCTCTCCATTCTGATAAATAA